Proteins encoded together in one Pseudoalteromonas xiamenensis window:
- the lptB gene encoding LPS export ABC transporter ATP-binding protein encodes MSTLRAEFLAKSYKGRQVVKNVGLSIEAGSIVGLLGPNGAGKTTTFYMIVGLVPSDKGTIHIDDQDITLLPMHSRARLGIGYLPQESSIFRKLTVFQNLMAILETRKDLNKAGREQTLNELLDEFNIQHIRDSLGMALSGGERRRVEIARALAASPKFILLDEPFAGVDPISVLDIKKIIEHLKNRGIGVLITDHNVRETLDVCEKAYIVSHGELIAAGTPESVLANQTVRDVYLGEQFRL; translated from the coding sequence ATGAGTACGTTACGCGCAGAGTTCCTAGCAAAAAGTTATAAAGGAAGACAAGTCGTAAAGAACGTTGGCTTGAGTATCGAAGCAGGCAGCATTGTTGGCTTACTCGGTCCAAATGGCGCGGGGAAAACCACGACGTTTTACATGATTGTTGGATTGGTTCCAAGTGACAAGGGAACGATTCATATCGACGATCAAGATATCACTTTGTTACCAATGCATAGCCGAGCGCGGTTAGGCATTGGTTATTTACCGCAAGAATCGTCTATCTTTCGAAAACTAACCGTCTTTCAAAATTTGATGGCGATCCTTGAGACTCGTAAAGATCTCAACAAAGCAGGCCGAGAGCAAACCCTTAATGAACTACTTGATGAGTTTAATATTCAACACATTAGAGATAGTTTGGGTATGGCTTTATCCGGTGGTGAGCGTCGTCGAGTTGAAATTGCTCGCGCTTTGGCCGCTTCGCCAAAATTTATCCTTTTAGATGAGCCTTTTGCTGGCGTTGATCCCATTTCAGTGTTAGATATAAAGAAAATAATCGAACACCTAAAAAATCGTGGTATCGGCGTACTCATCACGGACCACAACGTAAGAGAAACATTAGATGTCTGTGAAAAGGCCTACATTGTTTCTCATGGTGAATTAATCGCGGCAGGTACTCCTGAATCCGTTTTGGCAAATCAAACCGTCCGCGATGTCTACCTAGGCGAACAATTCAGGCTATAG
- a CDS encoding RNA polymerase factor sigma-54, producing the protein MRQSLQLRMGQQLTMTPQLQQAIRLLQLSTLDLQQEIQEALDSNPLLEVDDQENSPENNQQDDDFDYASSQESSSSEPSNDFEEQVTDYEMESGDALNKDTVSDELAMDVTWDEYMSAAPAASSGPMPDDDMVYQGETTETLHEYLMWQLELTPFSPTDRAIAVAIVEAVDESGTLTVSTQDIVDSLNEGSDEEEPIELDEVEAVLKRVQLFDPIGIAARSLQECLCIQLNQYDSSTPWLAETKQILNEHIELLASRDYRTLMKKTKLKESDLKEVMTLIHSLNPKPAASVIHEEPEYVVPDVSVKKVKGRWVVELNPDCMPKIRVNDQYAAMSRSVRSSSDSQFIRSHLQEAKWFIKSLESRNETLMKVANCIVKQQQAFFEHGPEAMRPMVLNDVAEMVEMHESTISRVTTQKYMHTPRGIFELKYFFSSHVSTENGGECSSTAIRALIKKLIAAENAAKPLSDSKIADILAEQGIQVARRTIAKYRESLAIPPSNQRKSLI; encoded by the coding sequence ATGAGGCAATCATTACAGCTCCGCATGGGGCAGCAACTGACAATGACGCCACAATTGCAGCAAGCAATACGCTTGTTGCAGTTGAGCACGCTAGATCTTCAGCAAGAAATTCAAGAAGCGCTGGACAGCAATCCCCTATTAGAAGTCGATGATCAGGAAAATTCCCCTGAAAATAACCAACAAGATGACGACTTCGATTATGCCTCATCTCAAGAATCCAGTTCATCAGAACCCTCCAATGACTTCGAAGAACAAGTCACTGACTATGAAATGGAATCCGGTGACGCACTAAATAAAGATACGGTCAGTGACGAACTGGCAATGGACGTCACTTGGGATGAATACATGAGTGCGGCTCCTGCAGCCTCTTCAGGACCAATGCCAGACGATGACATGGTCTATCAAGGCGAAACGACCGAAACGCTTCATGAATATCTAATGTGGCAACTTGAACTCACCCCATTTTCACCGACTGATCGTGCCATTGCTGTTGCCATTGTCGAGGCGGTAGATGAGTCTGGTACGCTCACCGTTTCAACACAAGACATCGTTGACAGTCTGAATGAAGGTAGCGATGAAGAAGAACCCATTGAGCTTGATGAAGTAGAAGCTGTATTAAAGCGAGTTCAACTCTTTGATCCTATTGGTATCGCAGCGAGAAGCTTACAAGAATGCCTCTGCATCCAACTAAACCAATATGATTCATCAACGCCTTGGTTAGCTGAGACAAAACAAATACTTAATGAACACATTGAGCTTTTAGCAAGTCGTGACTATCGCACTTTAATGAAAAAGACTAAGCTTAAAGAAAGTGATTTAAAAGAAGTCATGACGCTAATTCATAGCCTCAATCCTAAACCTGCAGCCTCAGTGATCCATGAAGAACCAGAGTACGTGGTACCAGATGTATCAGTGAAAAAGGTCAAAGGCCGTTGGGTTGTTGAATTAAATCCTGATTGCATGCCAAAGATCCGTGTTAACGATCAATACGCCGCAATGAGTCGTTCCGTTCGCTCTTCAAGTGATAGCCAGTTTATTCGCTCTCACCTACAAGAAGCCAAATGGTTTATTAAAAGTTTAGAAAGTCGCAATGAGACGCTAATGAAAGTGGCTAACTGTATCGTAAAACAGCAGCAAGCCTTTTTTGAACATGGCCCTGAAGCCATGCGTCCAATGGTGTTAAATGATGTCGCTGAAATGGTCGAAATGCACGAATCCACCATTTCACGTGTTACGACACAAAAATACATGCATACACCTCGCGGCATTTTTGAACTGAAATACTTCTTCTCAAGTCATGTTAGTACCGAAAACGGAGGTGAGTGCTCATCCACTGCGATACGAGCGCTCATTAAAAAGCTAATTGCCGCAGAAAATGCAGCTAAACCATTGAGTGATAGCAAAATTGCGGATATTTTAGCGGAACAAGGAATTCAAGTGGCGAGACGTACGATTGCAAAATATCGTGAGTCTTTGGCTATACCACCGTCAAATCAGCGTAAAAGCCTGATCTAA
- the hpf gene encoding ribosome hibernation promoting factor: MQLNLTGRHVEITDSLRDYVNSKFAKLERHFDHINNVHVILDVEKLTHKAEATLHVNGGELFASTEHQDMYAAIDLLLDKLDRQVIKHKEKMTRH; encoded by the coding sequence ATGCAACTAAATCTAACTGGTCGTCACGTAGAAATTACCGATTCTTTAAGAGACTATGTAAACAGTAAGTTTGCGAAGCTGGAGCGACATTTTGATCACATCAATAATGTTCACGTTATATTAGATGTTGAAAAACTCACGCATAAAGCAGAAGCAACTCTACATGTAAATGGTGGGGAACTCTTTGCATCAACGGAACACCAGGACATGTACGCGGCCATCGATTTACTCTTGGATAAGTTGGACCGTCAAGTAATAAAACATAAAGAAAAGATGACTCGACACTAA
- the ptsN gene encoding PTS IIA-like nitrogen regulatory protein PtsN — protein MKLSELISKDCTKAAVLFTSKKRVLEYLSELAQQQLPEVDQHEILDALLAREKLGSTGIGKGVALPHGRLTGIEKPLVMLLTNQEAIDYDAIDNRPVDVFVGLIVPEGEHQSHLKTLATIADKLRDKEYCRRLRHAQTDEELFEVLDS, from the coding sequence ATGAAACTTAGCGAACTCATTTCAAAGGACTGCACGAAAGCTGCAGTCCTTTTTACTAGTAAAAAGCGCGTTCTAGAATATCTTAGTGAATTAGCACAACAGCAGCTTCCAGAAGTAGATCAACATGAAATCCTTGATGCACTTCTTGCGCGAGAAAAACTGGGAAGCACAGGAATTGGCAAAGGTGTTGCACTTCCGCATGGGCGTTTAACCGGTATAGAAAAACCGCTCGTCATGCTCCTTACGAACCAAGAAGCGATCGATTACGATGCAATAGACAATCGTCCCGTCGACGTATTTGTCGGACTGATCGTACCAGAAGGGGAACATCAATCACATCTAAAGACCTTAGCCACTATCGCTGATAAACTTAGGGACAAAGAATACTGTCGTCGTTTACGACATGCACAAACAGATGAAGAATTGTTTGAGGTACTGGATAGCTAA
- the rapZ gene encoding RNase adapter RapZ, translating into MELIIISGRSGSGKSVALRVLEDLGFYCVDNIPVNLLPSLVRISADNYDKVAVSIDVRNLPKEQQEFNEIFEYLPQFAKPTLFYLDSDDHTLIRRFSETRRLHPLSINSLPLDMAIAQEKVLLDVIINRADVLIDTTDMSVHQLAETIREKILGKKDKTLIITFMSFGFKHGIPKEADYVFDARFLPNPHWEPELKPLTGLDQPVKDYLANHSIVQKFTWQIQTFVQTWLPHLERNNRSYLTIAIGCTGGQHRSVYLAQTIGESFQTMHSNVKIRHREQPNHAS; encoded by the coding sequence ATGGAACTTATAATTATCAGTGGTCGCTCTGGATCCGGAAAATCAGTTGCATTAAGAGTCTTAGAAGACTTAGGGTTTTATTGCGTAGATAATATTCCTGTTAATTTATTGCCTTCTCTTGTGCGTATTTCTGCCGATAACTATGACAAAGTGGCAGTAAGCATTGACGTCCGTAACCTACCAAAAGAACAACAAGAATTTAATGAAATCTTCGAATACTTACCGCAGTTCGCTAAACCCACCTTATTTTATTTAGACAGTGATGATCATACGTTAATTCGCCGATTTTCTGAAACTCGTCGGCTTCACCCTCTTTCAATTAACAGTCTTCCACTGGATATGGCTATTGCGCAAGAGAAAGTATTATTAGATGTTATCATCAACCGAGCGGATGTTCTCATCGATACCACGGACATGAGCGTACATCAACTTGCGGAGACGATTAGAGAGAAAATATTAGGTAAGAAAGATAAAACGCTCATCATTACCTTTATGTCATTTGGCTTCAAACATGGTATTCCAAAAGAAGCGGATTACGTTTTTGATGCTCGTTTCTTGCCAAATCCGCATTGGGAGCCTGAATTAAAACCGTTAACCGGCCTCGACCAACCTGTAAAGGATTATCTCGCCAATCACAGTATTGTGCAAAAATTCACCTGGCAAATTCAGACGTTTGTACAAACTTGGCTGCCACATTTAGAGCGCAATAACCGCAGTTATCTCACCATTGCGATTGGATGCACGGGTGGCCAACATCGCTCCGTGTATCTTGCCCAAACGATTGGTGAAAGTTTTCAGACAATGCACAGTAACGTAAAAATTCGCCACAGAGAGCAACCCAATCATGCGAGTTGA
- a CDS encoding HPr family phosphocarrier protein gives MRVENTFLIKNKLGLHARAATVLAQLAMQFDAQITLYQDDKIAEGDSVLALMLLESSQGKEIKVVCEGPDAEPALDAIGELIDDRFHESE, from the coding sequence ATGCGAGTTGAGAACACGTTTTTAATTAAAAATAAACTAGGTTTACATGCGCGCGCCGCAACGGTTTTAGCGCAACTAGCCATGCAGTTCGATGCACAAATTACGCTGTATCAGGACGATAAAATCGCAGAAGGCGATAGTGTTCTCGCGTTGATGTTACTCGAAAGTAGTCAAGGCAAAGAAATTAAAGTCGTTTGTGAAGGACCCGATGCGGAACCTGCTTTGGATGCAATAGGGGAACTTATCGACGATCGTTTCCATGAATCTGAATAA
- the mgtE gene encoding magnesium transporter, whose product MPETFEQDYTLQQLKQVTKALNSGQFVQVRRMLAETAPCDSALLLESSPHKVRTQLWQLVDPDIQGDILEELSEDVRLGIIAQMEPELIAAATEDMDDDDLGEVLRSLPEPVYQDVLGAMDAIDRERATQALSYQERTAGALMNSDTVTIRPDVSLDVVLRYLRLKGELPDGTDDLYVVDKDNCFLGSLPLSVLLTNSPDKIVRDLMDLEKEAIPISMDESEVAQLFERHNWISAPVVDDNKHLLGRITIDDIVDVIREDAEHSLMSMAGLDDEEDTFAPVMKSSQRRSIWLGINLLTALLAAFVASFFEGTLDILPILAVLNGIVPSMGGVAGSQTLTLVIRGIALGHVNSANQRFILGKELAIGALNGLLWSVLIAGVIAVWQWDFKLGAVIAFAMFMNLVAAGIAGASIPLILKRLHIDPALAGSVVLTTVTDIVGIFAFLGTATWILVD is encoded by the coding sequence ATGCCGGAAACCTTCGAGCAAGACTACACACTGCAGCAATTAAAACAAGTCACAAAAGCGCTTAACAGTGGGCAGTTTGTTCAGGTTCGACGTATGCTTGCCGAAACGGCACCTTGCGACTCCGCCCTATTACTTGAATCTTCTCCACATAAAGTTCGTACACAACTTTGGCAATTAGTTGACCCAGATATTCAAGGTGACATCCTTGAAGAGCTCTCTGAAGACGTGCGTCTTGGCATCATCGCTCAGATGGAACCTGAGCTCATCGCCGCGGCAACGGAAGACATGGACGACGATGACTTAGGTGAAGTACTTCGAAGCTTACCCGAACCTGTCTATCAAGATGTATTGGGCGCAATGGATGCGATTGACCGTGAACGTGCAACGCAAGCCCTATCCTATCAAGAACGTACTGCGGGTGCGTTGATGAACAGCGATACTGTGACTATTCGTCCGGATGTATCGCTTGATGTTGTATTACGTTATCTAAGGCTGAAAGGGGAGCTGCCTGACGGCACAGATGACTTGTATGTTGTCGATAAAGATAATTGCTTCTTAGGCTCATTGCCGCTTAGCGTGCTGCTAACCAATTCACCGGATAAAATTGTTCGGGATCTCATGGATCTTGAAAAAGAGGCCATTCCAATCTCCATGGATGAAAGTGAAGTCGCACAGTTGTTCGAGCGTCACAATTGGATTTCAGCACCTGTGGTTGATGACAATAAACATCTCCTTGGTCGTATTACGATTGATGATATCGTCGATGTCATCCGAGAAGACGCTGAACACAGTTTAATGAGTATGGCGGGTCTTGATGATGAAGAAGATACCTTTGCCCCCGTCATGAAGTCCAGCCAACGTCGTTCAATCTGGCTTGGTATTAACTTGCTAACCGCGCTGCTTGCCGCATTTGTTGCGAGCTTTTTTGAAGGTACGTTAGACATACTACCAATCCTTGCCGTTCTCAATGGTATCGTACCAAGTATGGGTGGCGTTGCAGGGAGCCAGACATTAACACTGGTCATTCGAGGTATTGCATTGGGGCACGTTAACAGCGCCAACCAACGCTTTATTTTAGGTAAAGAACTGGCGATTGGGGCTTTGAATGGTTTGCTTTGGTCTGTACTTATTGCGGGTGTTATCGCCGTTTGGCAATGGGACTTTAAACTTGGCGCCGTAATCGCCTTTGCGATGTTTATGAATTTAGTCGCGGCTGGTATTGCAGGGGCAAGTATTCCACTTATCCTCAAACGTTTACACATTGACCCCGCTCTTGCAGGTAGCGTGGTGTTAACAACCGTGACCGATATTGTGGGTATTTTCGCTTTCTTGGGTACTGCGACGTGGATTTTGGTAGACTAA